The following is a genomic window from Planctomycetia bacterium.
GGAGATTCTGGTCCGAGCCGGCATTGTGACGGCCAGTCAGATCAAGCGGATCGGAAGCCCGGCCGACGACTCGATGTCTCAGTCGTTGCAGCAGATTCCCGGCTTTCAGATCATGCAGAAGATCGGCGCCGGGGCAATGGCCAGTGTTTACAAGGCCAAGCAGCTCTCGCTGGACCGGATCGTTGCCATCAAGATCCTCCCGAAGCGACTCAGCGAAGATCCGGAATTCGTCAAGCGCTTCAACGCCGAAGGGCGTGCGGCGGCCAAGCTCAACCACAACAACATCGTGCAGGCCATCGACGTCGGCGAGTACGCCGGCTACCACTACTTCGTCATGGAGTTCGTGGACGGCCAGACCGTCTATGACGATCTCACCCGGAAGAAGGTCTATGACGAAAAGACGGCGCTTGACCTGATCATCCAGATCGCCCGAGCCCTTGAGCACTCGCACGAGAAGGGGTTCATCCACCGGGATGTGAAGCCCAAGAACATCATGATCACTAAGGACGGCACGGCGAAGCTCGCCGACATGGGCCTCGCCCGTCAGGCGGACGACGCCGAGGCCGCCGCAGCAGAGAAGGGCCGCGCCTTCGGTACCCCGTATTACATCTCTCCGGAACAGGTCCGGGGCGTTGGGGACGTCGATTTCCGAGCCGACATCTACTCCCTGGGCGCGACGCTCTATCACATGGTAACGGG
Proteins encoded in this region:
- a CDS encoding serine/threonine protein kinase, coding for MAIDPNPVGQKTGTGADTYLGRAVVDARLATPEEVQACLAKQKKLAAAGTPMQLSEILVRAGIVTASQIKRIGSPADDSMSQSLQQIPGFQIMQKIGAGAMASVYKAKQLSLDRIVAIKILPKRLSEDPEFVKRFNAEGRAAAKLNHNNIVQAIDVGEYAGYHYFVMEFVDGQTVYDDLTRKKVYDEKTALDLIIQIARALEHSHEKGFIHRDVKPKNIMITKDGTAKLADMGLARQADDAEAAAAEKGRAFGTPYYISPEQVRGVGDVDFRADIYSLGATLYHMVTGKVPFEGPTPAAIMQKHLKEPLVPPDHLNPKLSTGLAEVTERMMAKDRDKRYANTHDLLTDLERVSRGEAPLQAREKYDDSVLETLASGQEAEYDGQDYSGYAQNMPGRAGGSINSGLLVGVIIEGVVILILLLILILR